Proteins encoded in a region of the Vicia villosa cultivar HV-30 ecotype Madison, WI linkage group LG5, Vvil1.0, whole genome shotgun sequence genome:
- the LOC131603722 gene encoding UDP-glucose 4-epimerase GEPI48 — translation MSPKTILVTGGAGYIGTHTVLQLLLAGYKVVVVDNLDNSSAKSIDRVKSLAGKSAGNLSFHKLDLRNRDELEKIFSSTKFDAVIHFAGLKAVGESVLKPLIYYNNNLIGTIVLFEVMAAHGCKKLVFSSSATVYGWPKTVPCTEEFPLSAVNPYGRTKLYVEEICRDIYHADSEWKITLLRYFNPVGAHPSGHIGEDPRGIPNNLMPFVQQVAVGRRPALTVFGTDYSTNDGTGVRDYIHVVDLADGHIAALRKLDDPKTGCEVFNLGTGKGTSVFEMITAFEKASGKKIPIVKAGRRPGDAETVYASTSKAEKELNWKAKYGIDDMCRDQWNWASKNPYGYGKE, via the exons ATGTCACCCAAAACCATTCTTGTTACCGGCGGTGCCGGTTACATCGGAACCCACACCGTTCTCCAGCTTCTTCTCGCCGGTTACAAAGTCGTCGTCGTCGATAATCTCGATAATTCTTCCGCCAAATCCATCGATAGAGTCAAGTCTCTCGCCGGTAAATCCGCCGGTAACCTTTCGTTTCATAAG TTAGACCTGCGGAACCGAGATGAACTGGAGAAGATTTTTTCTTCCACAAA GTTTGATGCAGTCATACATTTTGCTGGGCTAAAAGCTGTAGGTGAAAGTGTGCTGAAACCACTGATATACTATAACAACAACTTGATTGGGACAATTGTTCTATTTGAAGTCATGGCCGCCCACGGATGCAAGAAG CTTGTGTTCTCCTCTTCCGCCACTGTATATGGTTGGCCAAAAACAGTCCCTTGTACCGAAGAGTTCCCTTTATCAGCTGTAAACCCATATGGACGAACGAAG CTTTACGTTGAAGAAATTTGTCGTGATATCTATCATGCAGATTCAGAATGGAAAATAACACTGTTGAGATACTTCAACCCAGTTGGTGCTCATCCTAGTGGTCATATCGGCGAGGATCCTCGCGGAATACCTAACAACCTCATGCCTTTTGTTCAGCAAGTTGCAGTTGGCAGACGCCCCGCATTGACAGTTTTTGGAACAGACTATAGTACAAATGATGGAACCGGA GTTCGCGATTATATTCATGTTGTTGATTTAGCAGATGGGCACATTGCTGCATTGCGTAAACTAGACGATCCTAAAACAG GTTGTGAGGTTTTCAACTTGGGAACAGGAAAGGGAACATCAGTCTTCGAGATGATTACAGCTTTTGAAAAGGCCTCTGGAAAG AAAATTCCAATTGTAAAAGCTGGTCGGAGACCTGGAGATGCCGAAACTGTTTATGCATCAACATCAAAAGCAGAAAAAGAACTTAACTGGAA GGCTAAATATGGCATCGATGATATGTGCCGTGATCAATGGAATTGGGCTAGCAAAAACCCTTATGGCTATGGTAAAGAATGA
- the LOC131603723 gene encoding dynamin-related protein 5A yields MENLISLVNKIQRACTALGDYGEASALPTLWDSLPAIAVVGGQSSGKSSVLESVVGKDFLPRGSGIVTRRPLVLQLHKSDEGTREYAEFLHLPRKRFTDFAAVRKEIQDETDRETGRSKQISTVPIQLSIYSPNVVNLTLIDLPGLTKVAVEGQPDSIVHDIENMVRSYIEKPNCIILAISPANQDIATSDAIKISREVDPTGERTIGVLTKIDLMDKGTDAVDMLEGRAYRLKFPWIGVVNRSQADINKNVDMIAARRREREYFNSTPEYKHLANRMGSEHLAKMLSKHLETVIKSKIPGIQSLINKTINEIETELARLGKPVAADAGGKLYAIMEICRSFDQIFKDHLDGVRPGGDKIYNVFDNQLPAALKRLQFDKQLSMENIRKLITEADGYQPHLIAPEQGYRRLIESTLVTIRGPAEAAVDAVHSLLKDLVHKAVSETLDLKQYPGLRAEVGAAAIDSLDRMRDESKKATLQLVDMESGYLTVDFFRKLPQDVDKGGNPTHSIFDRYNDSYLRRIGTTILSYVNMVCATLRHSIPKSIVYCQVREAKRSLLDHFFTDLGKMETKRLSSLLNEDPAIMERRTGLAKRLELYRSAQAEIDAVAWSK; encoded by the exons ATGGAGAACTTAATCTCTCTAGTCAACAAAATCCAGAGAGCTTGCACCGCCTTAGGTGATTACGGTGAAGCTAGCGCACTCCCTACTCTGTGGGATTCTCTTCCTGCTATCGCCGTCGTCGGTGGCCAG AGTTCTGGAAAGTCCTCCGTGTTGGAAAGCGTTGTTGGAAAAGATTTCTTACCTCGTGGATCGG GGATTGTTACTAGACGACCGCTGGTTTTGCAGCTTcacaagagtgatgaaggaactAGAGAGTATGCGGAGTTTCTTCACCTTCCGAGGAAAAGATTCACTGATTTTG CTGCTGTGAGGAAAGAGATTCAAGATGAAACTGATAGAGAGACTGGACGGAGCAAACAAATTTCAACTGTACCTATTCAGCTTAGCATATATTCTCCCAATG TTGTTAACTTGACACTCATTGATCTTCCCGGGCTTACGAAGGTAGCTGTAG AGGGCCAACCTGACAGCATTGTGCATGACATTGAGAATATGGTCCGCTCTTACATTGAGAAG CCAAACTGTATAATTTTGGCCATTTCACCGGCTAATCAAGATATTGCAACCTCAGACGCAATTAAAATTTCCCGCGAAGTGGATCCTACCG GGGAAAGGACCATTGGAGTTTTGACAAAGATTGATCTAATGGACAAAGGTACCGATGCTGTTGAT ATGTTAGAAGGGAGAGCATATAGGTTAAAGTTTCCCTGGATTGGTGTTGTGAATAGATCACAAGCAGACATAAACAAGAATGTTGACATGATTGCTGCAAGGCGTAGAGAACGCGAATACTTTAATAGTACTCCTGAATATAAACACCTGGCCAACAGAATGGGATCTGAGCATCTTGCGAAGATGCTCTCAAAG CATTTGGAGACAGTAATCAAGTCCAAAATTCCAGGCATTCAATCTCTTATCAACAAAACAATTAATGAAATTGAAACTGAACTGGCTCGTTTGGGAAAGCCTGTTGCAGCTGATGCTGGG GGAAAGTTATATGCAATAATGGAAATATGTCGCTCATTTGATCAAATATTCAAAGACCATCTTGATGGCGt GCGACCTGGTGGTGATAAAATTTATAATGTCTTTGACAATCAGCTCCCTGCTGCATTAAAAAGATTGCAGTTTGACAAGCAACTTTCAATGGAAAATATAAGGAAACTTATTACAGAAGCTGATGGGTACCAACCTCATCTTATAGCTCCAGAACAAGGATACCGTCGTCTCATTGAATCCACACTAGTTACTATCAGGGGCCCTGCCGAGGCAGCTGTTGATGCG GTTCATTCCCTATTAAAGGACCTGGTTCACAAAGCTGTTAGCGAGACTCTG GACTTGAAGCAATATCCTGGTTTACGGGCTGAGGTTGGGGCTGCAGCTATTGATTCGCTAGATAGAATGAGGGATGAAAGCAAAAAGGCAACACTACAACTGGTTGATATGGAGTCTGGCTATCTTACGGTTGACTTCTTTCGAAAGCTTCCTCAGGATGTGGACAAGGGAGGCAACCCCACACATTCAATTTTCGATAGATATAATGATTCTTATCTAAGGCGAATTG GAACTACAATTTTGTCCTACGTCAACATGGTCTGCGCTACTCTGAGACATTCAATTCCCAAGTCAATTGTTTATTGTCAAGTAAGGGAGGCAAAACGAAGCCTACTTGATCACTTTTTCACCGATCTAGGAAAAATGGAG ACCAAGCGTTTGTCCTCATTACTGAATGAGGATCCTGCAATTATGGAACGTCGTACTGGCCTTGCTAAGAGACTAGAGTTATACCGAAGTGCACAGGCTGAGATAGATGCAGTTGCTTGGTCTAAGTAA
- the LOC131608101 gene encoding GDSL esterase/lipase At4g10955 encodes MASERESFDLSGPLHLTYVLWDNPYHRMSVAACLVQGVYILERDRQENRQGSEALAPPWWTFFHFQLLRPLVDDVDSSIFGAIYEFKPPSSQSNDTLYRSPRYVIAFRGTLTKAHSVSRDVELDIHFIRQGLHQTTRSNIAVQAVRNTVTTVGDSNVWLAGHSLGSAMAMLTGKAMAKEGNFIESFLFNPPFVSAPLEKIKDERVKHGIRFAGSVITAGLTLAMKAKQPKDFSLDPFTALAAWVPCLFVNPSDHLCSEYIGYFEHRRNMEDIGAGVIERLATQNSLGGLLMGAFGKEYSEPLHLIPSASLTVNVAPASDFKEAHGIHQWWKPDLSLDYKLYNYK; translated from the exons ATGGCCTCTGAGAGGGAAAGTTTTGACCTCTCGGGACCTTTGCACTTGACTTATGTTTTATG GGATAATCCATATCATCGAATGTCAGTTGCTGCTTGTTTGGTTCAAGGTGTTTACATTCTAGAAAGAGACCGGCAGGAAAACCGCCAAGGTTCGGAAGCCCTTGCTCCTCCTTGGTGGACATTTTTCCATTTTCAACTACTTCGTCCACTTGTAGATGATGTTGACTCTTCCATATTTGGTGCAATCTACGAGTTCAAGCCTCCATCATCTCAATCTAACGACACATTATACCGAAGTCCACGTTACGTGATTGCCTTTCGAGGGACTCTAACGAAAGCACACTCGGTTTCACGCGATGTTGAGTTAGATATCCACTTCATCCGACAGGGACTTCATCAAACCACACGCTCTAACATAGCTGTTCAAGCTGTTCGAAATACAGTTACAACTGTAGGTGATTCAAATGTTTGGTTGGCCGGACATTCCCTAGGATCAGCAATGGCGATGCTTACCGGGAAAGCCATGGCTAAGGAAGGAAACTTTATTGAATCTTTTCTTTTCAACCCTCCATTTGTATCTGCCCCACTTGAGAAGATTAAGGACGAGAGAGTAAAACATGGGATTCGATTCGCTGGCAGCGTGATAACTGCTGGACTCACCTTGGCTATGAAAGCCAAACAGCCGAAGGATTTCTCACTCGATCCATTTACCGCTTTGGCTGCCTGGGTTCCGTGTTTATTTGTGAATCCATCTGATCATTTATGTTCGGAGTATATTGGATATTTTGAACACAGGAGGAACATGGAGGATATTGGTGCAGGCGTGATTGAAAGGCTAGCAACTCAAAACTCGCTTGGTGGACTATTGATGGGTGCGTTCGGGAAGGAATATTCTGAACCGCTGCATCTGATTCCTTCAGCTTCTTTGACAGTTAATGTTGCACCTGCATCTGATTTCAAAGAAGCTCATGGGATTCATCAGTGGTGGAAACCTGACTTGAGTCTTGACTACAAGCTTTACAATTACAAATAG